Below is a genomic region from Lepidochelys kempii isolate rLepKem1 chromosome 5, rLepKem1.hap2, whole genome shotgun sequence.
ATGGGTTCAGAATAATGAAGAGGAGAGTTTCGTCCTGAATGGTACCCAGCCTAATTTTACACTTAAACGTTACTGGTACGGGGAACATTAAATGGCCTTGTACCCCTTTTGCTTCTCTATGATGTGTAAAAAAGCTTGAACGTTGGGAGAAAGGGGCAGAACTGGTGGAGAAGGGAAAtctttttttctgccttttagcttatcttagaaatatcaggagTGCCAAATCCGAGCTTCTCTGGTTTTGTTGGAGCAGTCCTTAGAGGGCCTGTATGCACAGTGAGTTTTCTCAGCCCTTCACTGAATAGGTGGTATGTTGATTCTCCAACCGCATTTTTGTTTTGCCAAGGGAAAGTGGGACTAAATATACTCACCCACCTTTTGCAAAGAGCTTTAAGAGCGATGGGTGACCATCACTAAAGAAGGTCAATGTATAATAATGATGAATTATTTTTATGATGATTATGGAACATTCAAACAATCTGCAGCTGTGTCTGGTGAAAGGCATTGATACTGTTCCCTATTTCCCCCTCACCCTCTTTTTTCAGGTTCAGAGAATCCTGAGCGCATACAAACTGGGGGTGGGAAATGCCCTTTTTTATTAGCAATAAAACTCTGTCTTTTTCTCCTGATTATCCACAGATTTATGAATCCATAATCATTCACGTCACAGACTGAGGGAGCCGGGGCTGAAACAGGATAATAGCCTTTAAATCCCCTTCTCTGAGCACTCAGATCTTCCCTGTCAGCAAGATTAAAGCGGTCAACAGCAGTCCCCGTGTGTCTGTGTCCCTGCCTGAGCTTTAACAACAACTGGAGGTGGTGGCTGGACGGGAGAGAAATGTGAAACTGCCGCTGTGTTTGATGCTccagagggaaagaaagaagcaCTGTTTGTCTCAGTGGTGGTGGCAGTGGGGACTGGTGTTAGTCCCTCAGTCAGGTGGAGgcaaaggaaggagaggaggaggagagagaagcatCATGTTGAAGTTTAACCAAAGGAGACCATTCCCATTCTCAGACTGTAAAGGAAGGGAAGGAGCTGCAACAAATATTGTTCCCCCAGAAACCAATGCgggagaggagaaagaaagaatgcGCTCACAGACGAAGAGTGTGGTTTCTGCTACTACTCCATGGGCCTCTCAGTCTGTGCTGCCTGTGGGAACTGAGGGGAACTACCACTAttatgtggaggaggaggaggaagaagaagaggaggaagatgaaaGGCAGCTGCAAAATCCGTCTCAGGAGAGAAGCAGGTTCTCGTCACCatttcccagcccccctgccttcttctccagAACAGCAGTGTCTGCTTCTTCCATGCTGAACATAAATGTAGGTGGCAAAAGTTACCGCCTCACCTACCAGGCAGTGGCCATCTACCCTAAGACCCGTCTGGGCCGCTTGGCCACGTCCACCGATCGCCATTGCCAGCTGGGTCTGTGCGATGACTATGCGGTTCAGGGGGATGAGTACTTCTTTGATCGGGACCCCGCTGTCTTCCAGCTGGTCTACAACTTCTACGCCTCTGGGGTGCTGCAGGTGCGCGACGAGCTGTGCCCACTCAGCTTCCTGGAGGAGCTGAGCTACTGGGGGGTGCGGCTCAAATATACACCGCGCTGCTGCCGCATCTGCTTCGAGGAGCGGCGTGACGAGCTGAGCGAGCAGCTGAAGGTGCAGCGGGAACTGCGTGCCCAGGCGGAGTCCCAGGAGAGCGAGCAGCTCTTCCACCACATGCGCTACTATGGCCCCCAGCGTTGGCGCCTCTGGAACCTAATGGAGAAGCCCTTCTCCTCTGTCAGCGCCAAGGCTATGGGGGTGGCCTCCAGCCTTTTTGTGCTCGTCTCTGTGGTGGCACTGGCTCTCAACACTGtggaggagatgcagcaggtggacAGGAAAAGCGGAGAGAGTCGCCCTATGCTGGAGCACGTCGAGACGCTGTGCATCGCCTTCTTCACCCTGGAGTATCTGCTGCGGCTGGTCTCCACCCCAGACCTGCGCCGCTTCGCGAGCAGCCCCCTCAATGTCGTGGATCTCATCGCCATCCTCCCCCTTTacttccagctgctgctggagtgctTTGCAGACGATGACCAGCCCCGAGGCCGGGGCTCTCAGCACAAGCATGACATTGAGAAGGTGGGACGGGTGAGCAAAGTAGGGCAAGTGCTGCGCATCATGCGCCTGATGCGGATCTTCCGCATCCTCAAGCTGGCCCGCCACTCCACAGGCCTGCGCGCCTTCGGCTTTACCCTGCGCCAGTGCTACCAGCAGGTGGGCTGCCTCTTGCTCTTCATTGCCATGGGCATCTTCGCCTTCTCCGCCATGGTCTACTCTGTGGAGCACGACGTCTCCAGCACCAGCTTCACCAGCATCCCCCATGCGTGGTGGTGGGCTGCTGTAAGTAAATGCATTGCACTTTGCCGGGTAGCCATTGCTCCCTCCCCTGCGAGACTGGCTGCCTGTCTTGAAAACAGCAGGGCCATCCCAGATTTGTGAACATCTGTTCCGAATTCTGAGCTTTGCTTTTGCAGGACATGAGctctcgcacacacacactcacctctGCTGCAAGCTTACATCGGTTACTGCATCAGGGTATAATCAGTGAAGCAGAGCTGGAAGTCGGTGGCTATTTGTGACTATGCCACACACATCCGCTTCCACTGCTGCTCATTAAAGAAAGGGGGGGAGGATTTGTATGTGGGTGGGGGAAGTGTAGCATTTCTTTCTAGTGTCAGCATTGCAGAGAAGTATACTGCTAGTAGTTTGGGATAAATGTATTGTACAGagttcctccccccacccttttggGGGGAGTTTGTAAAAGGCTGCACTGACCCAGCATGACAAAAAAGGTTGTTCTGATTACATCTCTCAACATTTAAATCCTCCAACTTTATGGAAGTTGAAGTAGCTGCAGATGCCTGGCcctgtaaaatattttgtaaggGGCAGTTGTCCAACAGTAGGTGGCATCTCCACAACACACTCAAAATGGCATTTGGTTGTAATTTATACAATACCAGTGGCAGACAAAAATAGATCAGGTGGGGTCTGAATGGCTCAAGGGATTagtaatgggatacagagccaTTTGCATCTAGGTCACTAGTTTCAATCTAGTATAGGTCAGTAGTGACAGGAAGTTGATGACATGACATGTCGTGGCTGTTTAGGAGGAACGAGTAGGTGGTCTCAGGCTAGTTCCTAGTGGGCAGAGGTTCATATTGCAAAATCACCAGTGGCATGGTTGCTGGTGGTCTTAGCTGAGAGGCCAGAGACTGGGCTGACATGGAACCTGAGGAACCTTTTCATCTTTAGTGTTTACACTTGTGGATGAGGTTTGAGACACAGGGGCAAATCTGCACAGGGAATCTTTCACAGCCATTGTCTGTGCTGTACTTGTGAcgaaacagaggacttcagtctgtTGCACAGCATTTCCCAAAATGGGGGACGCACTCTCTTTGGCTGAGCCAGGGCCCATTTGTACAGATTTTCCCCATGCTGCCCTACTATCATGGCAGGGCTGAAGGCTGGCCCACCACTGACTTTACTCCGAGGTGCTGACTGAGTACCCCTAAAAGCCAAGCTAGGAGAGCCTATGCATTAGCAGTGTCCCACAGAACCTTTCTTCTCAGCCACAGCATTAAACATGCAGGGACTCATAgtttgggggttggggaggaagaGATTGTTCCTTTGCGAAGTGGTCTGCAGAATGAAAGAGCAGGAAGGCCACAGGTCTATTGTTATTCTGTGATAGCTGTGGCAGGACAGCATGGTGCATGCTAGATTGTCAAACTAGAGTGAGAAACAGACACGCATGGTAATATAGCTAGTACTGAAAGAACAAAGGACTCAAATCTCAGTTGCAGCCAGTATCGTCTGGGAGGAGCATTTGTGGGGAGAAGGGATGCAAAGGCTCTGCTTGCAGTTCCCTGATTCTAGGGCCAGTCCTAGccccaaaaacaacaaggagtccagtggcaccttaaagactaacagatttctttgggtataagcttttgtgggtaaaacccacttcttcagatgcatagttAGGGCTACTCCTTTTTACAGCAGCTGACTCTGGTCTATAAGGAGCCATGGGTCAACTCAGAATAGCCAAACCGCAAGTCTGCTGGCCACATCCCTGACAGACACCCCAGACTGTGGGCTACAGCTGTGCACTTCTTTTCTGGCTCTCTGCCAGCTCTGGAAGCTCTAGCTTGGGAGGCCAAGCTCCTTTCCAGTCCTTTTGCATCACTCCAGCTACCAGCAGAAAAATCTAGTcgcattattttttaacttcATGTGCTGCGTGCCCCTGAGCCTGGCTACTGGGGTGCCCAGCACATATTGGAAAAGTTACTGGAATGCAACATTTTGCCTTTGCAGGTTCCCGTTTAATCAACAGATATAGTACACCCAGAGGTTATAAATTTCATGCTGAACACTCCAGTGGAATATTAGGACAGTAAACCAAGACCCATGGGTGCCATTTTTCTGCATATATCCAGTTGCATACATCCAATCATTCATAGAGTCGGGAAGCAGTAAAAATACAtacagcccaatcctgcaaacacttattgaTGCGAATAGTCTTTATTCATCCAAGTATTCCTGTTAGACTTAATGGGATTCTGTTAAAAAAGGTTTGTACATAAGAGCAAGGGTTTGCAGGTCTGTCTTTAATGTGCAAATAGTAATTACATGGCATGGCTCTCTTTTACCCCCATGCATTATAGGAAAAAATTAAGAGATTCAAATAAGTTAAATAGTGGATAGCTTtgtcagtcacacacacaaatgattaTATCCTCAAAATTCTCATGTGTAATACAAGAGTGAATGTAAGAGGACTAAACCCTTAGCACAGGATAATAATCTTGTAGGGGCTATGGTAGATATATATCTTGCTTTCAACTCAGTATTTGAAGATATTGAGCCTTTATGATCATTCaatgccagtgacttcagtgctATTAAACCAAATGCCTAATGCCTTTTATGGTACAGGTGCAGCCCCATGTAATCTACTGTTTCATTCATCTGAAATAACATTCTGTCTAAAAGGTGAGAAGCTGGCACACTGCCTGCCATAATGTTCAAAAATTAATTCAGTGCTCTAATCAcaagagcactgggctgggactacACCTTCCTGTGTTTTAGCCATTTCTGCTAGCAtgtttcttattattattatacacagACACAGGATTATGAACTAAATGAAAACAAAGTTCACAAACATCAAAATGTATGTAGTAGACGTAGACTGGTAATTCCCTCTTGGTATCTATGCTAGACCAAATGTTATTGGGGCAGTTCTAACTGTTGAAGTATTTCATGTCAATGTAAAAGCCAGCATAATACATTCCCCATCAGTGTAtggcagagcaggaaaaaaaatgctCCTGGATGAAGAAGGGCATTCATTAAAGTCTCAGAAGAGCTATGGATAACGAGATGGCAAGATTCACACTTTCACGTAATATGGTGATGTCTAAAGAATTATTTCCTGAACTTTAAAAATGATTTCACTGAAACAGCTATGGTTGTCACTGAGATCTGGTGTCAAAAGTCCCAGGGCAATCCTATGCACTCAGCCACCATCCCCTCTGTGCCTGGAACATGGCAGAATTTGAGCAGGAAGAATAATCACTCACTTACTGACATACacttcaaacaaaacaaacttttaagCAGCTGAAAAGGCTCTTTGTTATTTAGACACTTCCTTAGtctccttattttaaaaaaaaatccgtaTTAAAATGAGCTGATGAACCGTTCTTCCCAGATGcaagtgttttaaaatgtatttcactgCTAGCGGACACACCTCAAGTCTGGGACCTGCTCTTCACCACATTcaccactttatgcatctgacaGGTAAAGGTAAAATTCACTTCACACATACTTCACCCTCAAAGCCCAAGTTATTGGGCTGAAGTGAatgggggttggagggggaggggtgaagacCAGTCCGTTCCTTAAAAACAGGGTAAGGGCACAAGGCTGTCATGCAGCTTCAACCCAGCCTCTACTGCAGCTAGTTGCACAGAGTGGTAGGTCACTGGATGGGTCTGGTCATAAATCTGTGTCCATGCCCCTGGACCTAACACACACTACCATCTATGCAGACCGGCTTGTGGTTGGCTCAGGGATGCTGTCTGCAGCACACAGTGGAATCCAGACGTCTTCCTAATTACAACAGTGGGGTTAATTATTTAAGGATAGTTTTTATACTTTGGGATGGTAGCCTGTGGGGGAACAATGTAGAGTCAGTGTGTAATAATTCAGGCTTTTAGTATACAAGTGTTCAAGATATCTTAACTGTGCTGAAAAATCCGTATTCCCCAGCTGGCTAGATTAAAGAAAGGTGTGTGTGCACTCCTCTGTTTGGCTAATAGATTACTATTGATTTGCCTATAGGTCAGCATCTCTACAGTGGGCTATGGTGACATGTGTCCAGAAACTCACCTCGGATGCctgtttgctttcctctgcattgCTTTTGGAATAATTCTGAATGGAATGCCCATCTCCATCCTCTACAATAAATTCTCAGACTATTACAGCAAACTGAAGGCCTATGAGTATACAGCTGTAAGGAAGGAAAGAGGCAAGATTGACTTTATACGACGAGCCAGGAAGAAAATGTCTGAGTGCTGTGAAGAAGGCCCAACCCATTATTTACCAAGGCCTAGATACAATTAATACTCCAGGAAAGATAAAAGGACAGAGGAGCAGAAGGGGAAAGCAGAGGAAACACTATTACAATGGATCACACAAGTCAAATAAAGATAAAGCAACAGCTCTAAAAGGAATAAGAAAATACTGAAGGCAAATCTCAAACtttagtctttttaaaaaattacagttcTATTTTACTAGTTTCTTCTCAGCGTCTTTTTGCTGGTGCTCATTCTTACAGCAGCAATGAGCCTGGTTTATATGTGCGATGCCAGCGTCGATGGCGCTCGATGAATTAGCCAGCCAGAGACTTTGAGTTGTATAGCTGAAGCAGGGCTGTAACGCCATGCCTGATACACATCCTACAATAATGACCCACCATggccaaataaaaagaaaccgAGTCTGTTCCCATGCAGTGGCTGCTACTCAGCAATAGGCAGGATGACTCTTACCTCAAAAATTAAACAGATGTAGAAGGGGGGGAAATATATTGCTTTGCAGTGCAGAAATAGGTTATGTATTAGGTTTTTAAACATGGTGCGGACACAGATAGTATGGACCCGCTATAGCTACATCGGTTGCTTTCACATATAAACATCTTTCTTAGGTTTTTGGACCTTATTTGTCCTATACCACATACTTCATGGTTCGATTTgccaatattatttttaatgcagCCTTGCAGAATTGTACTTGCTTCCTGGCCCAGAGCGAGTAACTTTAGGAGTgagaaaaatgttgattttattcttttttgttt
It encodes:
- the KCNV2 gene encoding potassium voltage-gated channel subfamily V member 2, whose translation is MLQRERKKHCLSQWWWQWGLVLVPQSGGGKGRRGGGERSIMLKFNQRRPFPFSDCKGREGAATNIVPPETNAGEEKERMRSQTKSVVSATTPWASQSVLPVGTEGNYHYYVEEEEEEEEEEDERQLQNPSQERSRFSSPFPSPPAFFSRTAVSASSMLNINVGGKSYRLTYQAVAIYPKTRLGRLATSTDRHCQLGLCDDYAVQGDEYFFDRDPAVFQLVYNFYASGVLQVRDELCPLSFLEELSYWGVRLKYTPRCCRICFEERRDELSEQLKVQRELRAQAESQESEQLFHHMRYYGPQRWRLWNLMEKPFSSVSAKAMGVASSLFVLVSVVALALNTVEEMQQVDRKSGESRPMLEHVETLCIAFFTLEYLLRLVSTPDLRRFASSPLNVVDLIAILPLYFQLLLECFADDDQPRGRGSQHKHDIEKVGRVSKVGQVLRIMRLMRIFRILKLARHSTGLRAFGFTLRQCYQQVGCLLLFIAMGIFAFSAMVYSVEHDVSSTSFTSIPHAWWWAAVSISTVGYGDMCPETHLGCLFAFLCIAFGIILNGMPISILYNKFSDYYSKLKAYEYTAVRKERGKIDFIRRARKKMSECCEEGPTHYLPRPRYN